The region CGGCTGTCATGATCCTTGACGCCGAGAAAGCACTGTCCCGTGCGGAAAGACTCATTGGCCGCTATCGTCGTCATCCATATATCTATGCCGAATCTTGACACGTTGTTGTCCCAGTAAGCCCAGTCCAGAAAATACCTCACAAGAGGAGCTCTCATACCGAAATCTCCGCCTATGGGCTGCCGCAGGCGCTGGCCGTAAAGGGCTCTCGTCAAAGGATATGTTATCAGGTTTGTTATCGTGCCGTCCCTGTAATCCCTGACATAGTAAGGCGTGATGAAATCGAATTCTCCCGCCAGCAGCGGAGTGCCGAGATCCCTCAGCCATTCGGGGTTTATGCTTTTCAGATCGGCGTCAAAGAGCATCAGCACCTTTGCTTTGAGGATACGCGCGGCTTCCATGATCGCCCTTAAAGCCATCCCCTTTCCAGCGAGTCCCCTGTATGTCGTGCACACCTTTTC is a window of Candidatus Omnitrophota bacterium DNA encoding:
- a CDS encoding glycosyltransferase, translating into MKSSLGSNIHQQLRAMKHVDILVGIPSFNNEKSILGVLKTVDKGLSKYFPKSKSVIMVSDGNSTDRTLDIAFDKFKSASSEKVCTTYRGLAGKGMALRAIMEAARILKAKVLMLFDADLKSINPEWLRDLGTPLLAGEFDFITPYYVRDYRDGTITNLITYPLTRALYGQRLRQPIGGDFGMRAPLVRYFLDWAYWDNNVSRFGIDIWMTTIAANESFRTGQCFLGVKDHDSR